One genomic segment of Kocuria rhizophila DC2201 includes these proteins:
- a CDS encoding alpha/beta fold hydrolase, with translation MTPRPGPAGREPAERRRRRRPHPPAPGGAPRPEDDVARGPYARHAPSPPAPTGTGTDGVERTVHLDDERFLCVRTDGPRDGRPVVLITGLGFDLTTWPEAFVDALASHGHRVLRVDNRDTGRSFRATSAPPTARQLLSGYLPAGQYTVEDMADDVADALAVLGVARADVLGFSLGGMIAQALAAHHPERVRRLVSLCSTTGDPSVGSVAASTAAMLALPGARTRRLYVRSRMVMSRHLAGPGFPVDPGYERHLAQTHWRRSLDPRHEASAMRRQIGAIRASGDRTPQLRSITAPTLVLHGDRDRIVRPDGGPATARAIPGSRFETVPGMGHQVHPLVVPRLLELVLPHLAP, from the coding sequence ATGACCCCACGTCCCGGACCCGCGGGCCGCGAGCCGGCCGAGCGGCGGCGTCGTCGTCGCCCGCACCCGCCGGCCCCGGGAGGCGCCCCGCGCCCCGAGGACGACGTTGCACGTGGGCCCTACGCCCGGCACGCCCCGTCTCCGCCTGCCCCCACCGGGACGGGAACGGACGGGGTGGAGCGCACGGTGCACCTGGACGACGAGCGGTTCCTGTGCGTGCGCACGGACGGCCCCCGGGACGGCCGCCCGGTGGTGCTGATCACCGGGCTGGGCTTCGACCTGACCACGTGGCCGGAGGCGTTCGTGGACGCTCTGGCGTCGCACGGGCACCGCGTGCTCCGGGTGGACAACCGGGACACGGGGCGCTCGTTCCGCGCCACCAGCGCCCCTCCCACGGCCCGCCAGCTGCTGAGCGGGTACCTGCCCGCGGGGCAGTACACGGTGGAGGACATGGCCGACGACGTCGCCGACGCCCTGGCGGTGCTGGGCGTGGCGCGCGCGGACGTCCTCGGGTTCTCCCTGGGCGGGATGATTGCGCAGGCCCTGGCCGCCCACCACCCGGAGCGGGTTCGGCGGCTCGTGTCCCTGTGCTCGACCACCGGTGACCCCTCCGTGGGCTCGGTGGCGGCGTCCACGGCCGCGATGCTGGCCCTGCCCGGGGCCCGCACCCGCCGGTTGTACGTCCGCTCACGCATGGTCATGTCCCGGCACCTGGCCGGCCCGGGGTTCCCCGTGGACCCCGGGTACGAACGCCACCTGGCGCAGACGCACTGGCGGCGCAGCCTGGACCCGCGTCACGAGGCCTCGGCCATGCGGCGTCAGATCGGCGCGATCCGGGCCTCCGGGGACCGCACCCCGCAGTTGCGCTCGATCACCGCCCCCACGCTCGTGCTGCACGGGGACCGGGACAGGATCGTGCGCCCGGACGGCGGGCCCGCCACGGCCCGGGCGATCCCCGGGTCGCGCTTCGAGACCGTGCCCGGCATGGGCCACCAGGTGCACCCCCTGGTGGTCCCCCGCCTGCTCGAGCTCGTGCTCCCGCACCTGGCGCCATGA
- the lysX gene encoding bifunctional lysylphosphatidylglycerol synthetase/lysine--tRNA ligase LysX — MDKTHDRLPRLASALVFLASLWSLVSIPFPRGEALYLVDDAFTALGVPAGPNLFLALSLFIVGAALRRRLRIAWFVSLAVLAVEMLVYVLTGVVLVSDSLEGELDALDWVLLSVGCVVTLAWIVAFVVRRRDFPARMRHGATRQALLTLVAGLALVIVLVSTVSWFIPSHLHGIEHLWFSFRSVTGLSLPRSISDGSAGPHWLATLGGVLGAAVLFYAVWSFTQSAQRSEVMGPEDELHVRRLLATNGNQDSLGYFATRRDKSVIFSADGRAAVSYRVIGSVCLASGDPLGHPDAWQDAIAAWQREGRVHAWRMGVLSASETGARAYIKAGLKARPLGDEAVLDTESFTLEGRAMRPVKRAVARVCEAGCTVTAERHSQLDAATMQQIIDLSEQWRGDEADRGFSMALNRLADRTDGRSVAVLVRDASGQIVALQSYVPWGTRGLSLDLMRRSPQAPNGVNEAMVATLAEEGGDLGVREISLNFAMFRSVFTGADKVGAGIGVRLADRVLTWGNRFWQLESLYEANAKYLPRWDARFVCYDSTANLPYIGIAAGRAEGFLPGRPPRPGHDGEALLAGPDGAPTPLADLAIAQDRELLTPPRPVRHLTEQQRVRHAKLDVLREAGMEPYPVGVPYTMSLERARQIIEEGAEATVAEPVSLGGRVRELRDFGGVVFAVIEEHDVRLQVILEDSAVSPELLSLWRRAVDVGDHISATGTLGRSRRGEPSLLATSWAMASKSLRPVPSDHTGFTNPEARVRQRYLDLIVNKDSARLLRARSRGIAAMRQSFMERGYMEVETPMLQAVHGGASARPFRTHINAYNADLYLRIAPELYLKHLCVGGMDKIFELNRNFRNEGADATHNPEFTSVEAYAAHGDYNTMRVLTRDLIIEVATAIHGEPVAVRPDGNGGETRIRLDHEWPVIPVHQAVSEATGTLLTSHTPLEEVRAVASAHSVHWSEEMTAGEVVLELYDELVEGQTTLPVFYTDFPLETSPLTRTHRTDPKLSERWDLVAFGAEIGTAYSELVDPVDQRNRLTEQSYKAAAGDPEAMEVDENFLTALEYAMPPTGGLGIGVDRMIMMLTGTNIRATLAFPFTRPNEQR; from the coding sequence ATGGACAAGACCCACGACCGCCTGCCACGGCTGGCCAGCGCCCTGGTGTTCCTGGCCTCCCTGTGGTCCCTCGTCTCCATCCCGTTCCCCCGCGGTGAGGCCCTCTACCTGGTGGACGACGCGTTCACCGCGCTCGGCGTCCCGGCCGGGCCCAACCTGTTCCTCGCGCTGAGCCTGTTCATCGTGGGCGCCGCGCTGCGCCGCAGGCTGCGGATCGCGTGGTTCGTGTCCTTGGCCGTGCTGGCGGTGGAGATGCTCGTGTACGTGCTCACGGGCGTCGTGCTGGTCTCGGACTCGCTGGAGGGTGAGCTGGACGCCCTGGACTGGGTGCTGCTCAGCGTGGGCTGCGTGGTCACGCTCGCGTGGATCGTGGCGTTCGTCGTGCGCCGCCGCGACTTCCCCGCACGGATGCGCCACGGCGCCACCCGCCAGGCCCTGCTCACCCTCGTGGCGGGCCTGGCCCTGGTGATCGTCCTGGTCTCCACCGTCTCCTGGTTCATCCCCAGCCACCTGCACGGCATCGAGCACCTGTGGTTCTCCTTCCGCAGCGTCACGGGGCTGTCCCTGCCGCGCAGCATCTCCGACGGCTCGGCGGGACCGCACTGGCTCGCGACGCTGGGCGGCGTGCTGGGTGCCGCCGTGCTGTTCTACGCGGTGTGGAGCTTCACGCAGTCCGCGCAGCGCTCCGAGGTGATGGGCCCGGAGGACGAGCTGCACGTGCGCCGGCTGCTCGCCACGAACGGCAACCAGGACTCCCTGGGGTACTTCGCCACCCGTCGGGACAAGTCCGTGATCTTCTCCGCGGACGGGCGTGCCGCCGTGTCCTACCGCGTGATCGGCTCCGTGTGCCTGGCCTCCGGGGACCCCCTGGGCCACCCGGACGCGTGGCAGGACGCCATTGCCGCGTGGCAGCGCGAGGGCCGCGTGCACGCGTGGCGCATGGGCGTGCTCTCCGCCTCGGAGACCGGCGCCCGCGCGTACATCAAGGCCGGCCTGAAGGCCCGCCCGCTCGGGGACGAGGCCGTGCTCGACACCGAGTCCTTCACCCTGGAGGGCCGGGCCATGCGCCCGGTCAAGCGCGCGGTCGCCCGCGTGTGCGAGGCCGGTTGCACCGTCACCGCCGAGCGCCACAGCCAGCTGGACGCCGCCACGATGCAGCAGATCATCGACCTCTCCGAGCAGTGGCGCGGGGACGAGGCGGACCGCGGCTTCTCCATGGCCCTTAACCGCCTCGCGGACCGCACGGACGGGCGAAGCGTGGCGGTGCTCGTGCGGGACGCCTCCGGGCAGATCGTGGCCCTGCAGTCCTACGTGCCGTGGGGCACCCGCGGCCTGTCCCTGGACCTGATGCGCCGCTCGCCGCAGGCCCCCAACGGCGTCAACGAGGCCATGGTGGCCACCCTCGCCGAGGAGGGCGGGGATCTTGGCGTGCGGGAGATCTCCCTGAACTTCGCGATGTTCCGCTCCGTGTTCACCGGCGCGGACAAGGTGGGCGCGGGCATCGGCGTGCGCCTCGCGGACCGCGTGCTCACGTGGGGCAACCGCTTCTGGCAGCTCGAGTCGCTCTACGAGGCCAACGCCAAGTACCTGCCCCGCTGGGATGCGCGCTTCGTCTGCTACGACTCCACTGCCAACCTGCCCTACATCGGCATCGCCGCGGGCCGCGCCGAGGGCTTCCTCCCGGGCCGTCCGCCGCGCCCCGGTCACGACGGCGAGGCCCTGCTGGCCGGGCCCGACGGCGCTCCCACCCCCCTCGCGGACCTCGCCATCGCGCAGGACCGCGAGCTGCTCACCCCGCCCCGCCCGGTGCGCCACCTCACCGAGCAGCAGCGGGTCCGCCACGCCAAGCTGGATGTGCTGCGCGAGGCCGGGATGGAGCCCTACCCCGTGGGTGTGCCCTACACGATGTCCCTGGAACGGGCACGGCAGATCATCGAGGAGGGCGCGGAGGCCACTGTCGCCGAGCCCGTCTCGCTGGGAGGGCGCGTGCGCGAGCTGCGTGACTTCGGCGGCGTCGTCTTCGCCGTGATCGAGGAGCACGACGTGCGGCTGCAGGTGATCCTGGAGGACTCCGCCGTGAGCCCCGAGCTGCTGAGCCTGTGGCGGCGCGCGGTGGACGTGGGGGACCACATCTCCGCGACCGGCACGCTTGGCCGCAGCCGCCGCGGGGAGCCCTCCCTGCTGGCGACCTCCTGGGCCATGGCCTCCAAGTCCCTGCGCCCCGTGCCGAGCGACCACACCGGGTTCACCAACCCGGAGGCGCGCGTGCGCCAGCGCTACCTGGACCTGATCGTGAACAAGGACTCCGCACGGCTGCTGCGCGCCCGCTCGCGCGGCATCGCGGCCATGCGGCAGTCCTTCATGGAGCGCGGCTACATGGAGGTGGAGACCCCCATGCTGCAGGCCGTGCACGGCGGAGCAAGCGCCCGCCCGTTCCGCACCCACATCAACGCCTACAACGCGGACCTCTACCTGCGCATCGCCCCGGAGCTGTACCTCAAGCACCTGTGCGTGGGTGGCATGGACAAGATCTTCGAGCTCAACCGCAACTTCCGCAACGAGGGCGCGGACGCCACCCACAACCCCGAGTTCACCTCCGTGGAGGCGTACGCGGCGCACGGCGACTACAACACCATGCGGGTGCTCACCCGGGACCTCATCATCGAGGTGGCCACCGCGATCCACGGCGAGCCCGTGGCCGTGCGCCCGGACGGCAACGGCGGGGAGACCCGCATCCGGCTGGACCACGAGTGGCCCGTGATCCCCGTACACCAGGCGGTCTCCGAGGCCACCGGCACCCTGCTGACCTCGCACACCCCGCTGGAGGAGGTGCGGGCGGTGGCCTCAGCGCACAGCGTGCACTGGAGCGAGGAGATGACCGCCGGTGAAGTGGTCCTGGAGCTCTACGACGAGCTCGTGGAGGGCCAGACCACCCTGCCGGTGTTCTACACGGACTTCCCGCTGGAGACCTCCCCGCTGACGCGCACGCACCGCACGGACCCGAAGCTCTCGGAGCGCTGGGACCTGGTGGCGTTCGGCGCGGAGATCGGCACCGCGTACTCGGAGCTCGTGGACCCCGTGGACCAGCGCAACCGCCTGACGGAGCAGTCCTACAAGGCCGCCGCCGGCGATCCGGAGGCCATGGAGGTGGACGAGAACTTCCTCACCGCCCTGGAGTACGCCATGCCTCCCACGGGTGGCCTGGGCATCGGCGTGGACCGGATGATCATGATGCTCACGGGCACCAACATCCGCGCCACCCTGGCGTTCCCGTTCACCCGCCCCAACGAGCAGCGCTGA
- a CDS encoding acyltransferase family protein has translation MIAVVCIHILMVTITRDPALGEIRSVLVPTLQPWYWWATWVFQIMPLFFVVGGAAAAGAWRRRRARGVAAGEYVRERTLRLVQPAAVLWGALALGAGAALVAGAPYELVGFALSGMGMALWFLAAYLICQALTPLFMRMHENTGWVWSWFLLSGTVAVDLLRMATGQQWWGLLNMVFVWPLVQQLGFFRADGWFAARSRVVLVALAAGCYALLGLCVASGAYVPDMLTNLNPPTVCMVLLGVAQACLLEVLSPALRRLMRWRSAQAVASVVGTRALTIYLWHLPLVVAVMAVWFLAGGPDPLPGSAGWWWLRLPLAVLCWAVVLVVAAALRRVEAASTAPWGSRPVALSSAAVAVAVVCAAVPPLWEIVTLLTVPLTVAGAAGSALAVVLLRTGRVPSAAARGRNPWAAAVSGEEETLSAARWGG, from the coding sequence GTGATCGCGGTGGTGTGCATCCACATCCTCATGGTCACCATCACCAGGGATCCCGCCTTGGGGGAGATCCGCTCGGTGCTCGTGCCCACGCTGCAGCCCTGGTACTGGTGGGCCACGTGGGTCTTCCAGATCATGCCCCTGTTCTTCGTGGTGGGTGGGGCGGCCGCGGCGGGGGCGTGGCGGCGTCGTCGTGCGCGGGGCGTGGCCGCGGGAGAGTACGTGCGCGAGCGCACCCTGCGGCTCGTGCAGCCGGCCGCGGTGCTGTGGGGAGCTCTGGCCCTCGGCGCGGGGGCCGCGCTCGTGGCGGGCGCTCCGTACGAGCTCGTGGGCTTCGCGCTGTCCGGGATGGGGATGGCGCTGTGGTTCCTCGCGGCCTACCTGATCTGCCAGGCGCTCACGCCCTTGTTCATGCGTATGCATGAAAACACGGGGTGGGTGTGGAGCTGGTTCCTGCTCTCGGGCACCGTGGCCGTGGACCTGCTGCGGATGGCCACCGGGCAGCAGTGGTGGGGGCTGCTCAACATGGTGTTCGTGTGGCCGCTCGTGCAGCAGCTCGGGTTCTTCCGCGCGGACGGCTGGTTCGCCGCGCGGTCCCGGGTGGTGCTCGTGGCGCTCGCCGCCGGGTGCTACGCCCTGCTCGGGCTGTGCGTGGCCTCCGGGGCCTACGTGCCGGACATGCTCACCAACCTCAACCCGCCCACGGTGTGCATGGTGCTGCTCGGGGTGGCGCAGGCGTGCCTGCTGGAGGTGCTCTCCCCGGCACTGCGGAGGCTCATGCGGTGGCGGTCCGCGCAGGCGGTCGCGTCCGTGGTGGGCACGCGGGCCCTGACCATCTACCTGTGGCACCTGCCGCTGGTCGTGGCGGTCATGGCCGTGTGGTTCCTGGCCGGTGGCCCGGACCCCCTCCCCGGATCGGCCGGGTGGTGGTGGCTGCGGCTGCCCCTCGCGGTGCTGTGCTGGGCGGTGGTGCTCGTGGTGGCCGCTGCGCTGCGTCGGGTCGAGGCGGCGTCGACCGCCCCGTGGGGATCCCGCCCGGTGGCGCTGTCTTCCGCCGCGGTGGCCGTGGCGGTGGTGTGCGCCGCGGTGCCGCCGCTGTGGGAGATCGTCACGCTGCTCACCGTGCCCCTCACGGTCGCCGGGGCGGCGGGATCTGCGCTGGCGGTGGTGCTGCTGCGCACCGGGCGGGTGCCCTCGGCCGCCGCCCGCGGGAGGAACCCGTGGGCGGCAGCCGTCTCCGGTGAGGAGGAAACCCTCAGCGCTGCTCGTTGGGGCGGGTGA